Part of the Pseudomonas baltica genome is shown below.
CTTGTCACTGCTCTGGACGGGGCCGCAGGTATCCCTCACCGAGCACTACGCACCGGGTGTGGTAATCAACGATATCGAAGCGAGGCTCGTTGCCGCCAGTATCGGCGCAGGCGTCGCACTGTTACCGACCTGGCTGGCGGGCCCGGCGTTACGCGCTGGCGCCCTCGTCCGCGTGCTCGCCGATTGGCAGTGCGCGCCGCCGAGTGAGCCGGCCGCGCTGTGGTTCATCTACCCGCCCAAGCGGATCGTGTCGTCGAAGGTACGCAGTTTCATCGACTTCATGGTGGCGCGCATCGGCTCGCCACCGTACTGGACACTTTGACGCCTCAGGTATAGCAGTCGCTTCAAGTAAACCGAATGTCCAGCGAGCGCAGATAAGTCTGCAGCCCGGCATCCTGGATCGGGATGAGGAAGGCTTCTTCCGTCGACTCGTTGAAGTGTGCGTGCCAGTAGCCCGGTGGCGTCACGAAGGCCAGGCCCGGCTCCCAGTCGATCCGAGTCGGATTCTGGATCTTGCCGTGTTCATCGACCTGGGCGCCGACCAAGGTGTAACAGCCGACCGGGCAATCGATGATGAAGTCCAATGCAATCGACTGGTGCCGATGGGCCTTCTGCACGGCGCCTGCGGGAACGATCCCGTACATTGCCCATAGCACATGGGTCACGGTGCGGGTCTGGGGGAAGTTGCGGTTGCCCAGCAGAATGCTGACGCGGCTGCGGTCACTGGCGCGCGGGTCCTCGGCCGCCTCGCGCAGCTTGGCATTGGCTACTGCGGCGGGATACAGCGTCGGCTGAAAGCGGTCCTGGGTCCGTTCGACGCCCAGATAGCGCAACAGCGGCTCGTCATGCACATAGTAGAACCGCGCATCGGCGGTGGCGCTCAGTTGCGTGGACAGCAGCCCTGGCAAGGCCATAAAGCAGCCTTTGCTCCACTCGAACGACGAGTCTCCGTAAGCTAGGGATCCGGCACCTTCAATGACGTAGAGCACCTGCGAGGTCGCGTTCGGCTGCAGTGCCAGGCGATCCCCAGCATTGAGGCGGATGAAATTGGCAGTCAGACCGGGGCCGGTGGCGGGCCCTTCGCAGCCCAGCTCCTGGCTCAGATCCAAAGGAATCACCCGGGACTCGCCCGTCGCGCACAGCGCTCCCGGAAAAGTCTTGTAGGGGATTCTGGAGATGATTTTCGCGGCGATGGGATTAGCCGCCTTGCTGTACTCGAAGTATTCGGCTTCGGCCTCATACTGCGGGCTGTCGATGGCAATGGCTTGCAGGGATGCGTTCACGGTCATGACCTCGGGGCTATTTTTGGTGTGCCTTTACTGTAGGTGACCTGCCCGATGCGATTAAGCCCCCCAATGGCACAAGAGTTATGCGCCATGGGGAGGGTTACGGCCGCCTGCCCGCTTATGGCGCCCTGTGCTGACTGCCCCTGGCGGGAGATTCCAGGAGTGTGGGCCAGCACAGGCAACGCCTTATGTCAGGCCCTAGCGAAACAGGTTGTTCTTCGCCAGGCTCACCAGCTCCTTGGCCCGACCATCCAGCACGGCGCGGAGCATGAACAGGCCGAAACCCTTGACGTTGGCCGCAGTGATCTCGGGCGGCATGATCAGCTCCTGACGCTCGCTGACCACGTCGACCAGCACCGGTCCCTCATGGGCGAACGCAGCGGCAAGCGCCGCTTTCAGGTCCTGCGGGCGCTCGACCCGAATACCCTTGATGCCCATACCCTCGGCCATGTGGGCGAAATTGGGGTTCTTCAGGTCGCAGCCCACATCGACAAAGCCACTGGCTTTCATTTCCATCTCGACGAAGCCCA
Proteins encoded:
- a CDS encoding cupin → MNASLQAIAIDSPQYEAEAEYFEYSKAANPIAAKIISRIPYKTFPGALCATGESRVIPLDLSQELGCEGPATGPGLTANFIRLNAGDRLALQPNATSQVLYVIEGAGSLAYGDSSFEWSKGCFMALPGLLSTQLSATADARFYYVHDEPLLRYLGVERTQDRFQPTLYPAAVANAKLREAAEDPRASDRSRVSILLGNRNFPQTRTVTHVLWAMYGIVPAGAVQKAHRHQSIALDFIIDCPVGCYTLVGAQVDEHGKIQNPTRIDWEPGLAFVTPPGYWHAHFNESTEEAFLIPIQDAGLQTYLRSLDIRFT